A genome region from Halorubellus sp. JP-L1 includes the following:
- a CDS encoding conditioned medium-induced protein 4: MDRKTEELRDIFMDVAGDDTVTESQEESRGSLTDRPDDDSRLHEIVGTLRERYGFGTDLDDDALVHLVRAVYDGQDDDEIADALDANVDAFEVFIARTDLHIVDENDDLPDETDLPDDGVPDGTALDALRDAREEGLDAVADAFDVDERTARRYVIALDAVEQSRAANDRYRDAFDDALTDAGLSTNLDSAREDGLDEATEGMEVDVDF; this comes from the coding sequence ATGGACCGCAAGACCGAGGAACTCCGCGACATCTTCATGGACGTCGCCGGCGACGACACCGTCACCGAGTCCCAGGAGGAGTCCCGGGGGTCCCTCACCGACCGCCCTGACGACGACAGCCGACTCCACGAGATCGTCGGCACCCTCCGCGAACGCTACGGGTTCGGGACCGACCTGGACGACGACGCGCTCGTGCACCTCGTCCGTGCCGTCTACGACGGCCAGGACGACGACGAGATCGCGGACGCCCTCGACGCGAACGTGGACGCGTTCGAGGTGTTCATCGCCCGGACGGACCTCCACATCGTCGACGAGAACGACGACCTCCCCGACGAGACCGACCTCCCCGACGACGGCGTGCCGGACGGCACGGCGCTCGACGCGCTCCGGGACGCGCGCGAGGAGGGCCTCGACGCCGTCGCGGACGCGTTCGACGTGGACGAACGCACCGCGCGCCGATACGTGATCGCGCTCGACGCCGTCGAGCAGTCCCGTGCCGCGAACGACCGGTACCGGGACGCGTTCGACGACGCGCTCACCGACGCCGGCCTCTCCACGAACCTCGACAGCGCCCGCGAGGACGGCCTAGACGAGGCGACCGAGGGGATGGAGGTCGACGTCGACTTCTGA
- a CDS encoding inorganic phosphate transporter: MVDAGTLVTLGVAGVASLFMAWTIGAGSSGSTPFAPAVGANAIGVMRAGFVVGILGFAGAVLQGANVTEAVGSELVLNASLSAEAATVGLIVAAVLVAVGVYTGYPIATAFTVTGAVVGVGLAMGGDPAMAKYQELVVVWSAIPFVGGFVAYVTARLLRSERVSERVVVPVLAAIVGAIVANIGFTLLGPAGETRSMAAAIAVALDVASTAGVVAVTAALALAVAGVLALDLRSDEATGQQHFLVALGGLVAFSAGGSQVGLAIGPLTPLVGEGSAIVVPLVVLLVGGGFGLLVGSWTGAPRMIKALSQDYSSLGPRRSIAALIPAFSIAQVAIFLGVPVSFNEIIVSTIVGSGYAAGSSGVSREKMLKTVAAWIGSLVLSFVVAYAGFWVVDAVLL, encoded by the coding sequence ATGGTTGACGCGGGCACGCTCGTCACGCTCGGCGTCGCTGGAGTCGCGAGTCTGTTCATGGCGTGGACGATCGGCGCCGGCTCCTCCGGGTCGACGCCGTTCGCGCCCGCGGTCGGCGCGAACGCCATCGGCGTGATGCGCGCCGGGTTCGTCGTCGGCATCCTCGGGTTCGCGGGTGCCGTCCTCCAGGGCGCGAACGTCACCGAAGCCGTCGGCTCAGAGCTCGTCCTGAACGCGTCGCTCTCGGCGGAAGCCGCGACCGTCGGCCTCATCGTCGCCGCCGTCCTCGTCGCCGTCGGCGTCTACACGGGCTACCCGATCGCGACCGCGTTCACCGTCACGGGTGCGGTCGTCGGCGTCGGCCTCGCGATGGGCGGCGATCCAGCGATGGCGAAGTACCAGGAGCTCGTCGTCGTCTGGTCCGCGATCCCGTTCGTCGGCGGGTTCGTCGCGTACGTGACTGCTCGACTGTTGCGCTCGGAGCGCGTGAGCGAGCGCGTCGTCGTCCCCGTCCTCGCCGCGATCGTCGGCGCGATCGTCGCGAACATCGGATTCACGCTTCTCGGCCCGGCGGGCGAGACGCGGTCGATGGCCGCTGCGATCGCCGTCGCGCTCGACGTCGCGTCGACCGCGGGCGTCGTCGCGGTCACGGCCGCGCTCGCGCTCGCCGTCGCGGGCGTCCTCGCACTCGACCTCCGCAGCGACGAAGCCACCGGCCAGCAGCACTTCCTCGTCGCGCTCGGCGGCCTCGTCGCGTTCTCCGCCGGCGGCAGCCAGGTGGGGCTCGCCATCGGCCCGCTCACGCCGCTCGTCGGCGAGGGCAGCGCCATCGTGGTCCCGCTCGTCGTCCTCCTCGTCGGCGGCGGCTTCGGGCTCCTCGTCGGCTCGTGGACGGGCGCCCCCCGGATGATCAAGGCACTCAGTCAGGACTACTCGTCGCTCGGCCCGCGGCGGTCGATCGCCGCACTCATCCCCGCGTTCTCGATCGCGCAGGTCGCGATCTTCCTCGGCGTCCCCGTCTCGTTCAACGAGATCATCGTCTCCACGATCGTCGGGAGCGGGTACGCCGCCGGGTCCAGTGGCGTCAGTCGCGAGAAGATGCTGAAGACCGTCGCCGCGTGGATCGGGTCGCTCGTCCTCTCGTTCGTCGTCGCCTACGCCGGCTTCTGGGTCGTCGACGCGGTCCTGCTGTAG
- a CDS encoding DUF4870 domain-containing protein, protein MATEDVDNTTSTDEPTTAEPTSGTGLESNLAGALAYLFGALTGILFYVLEPEDEFVRFHAAQSIALSVGFFVLAIASTIVTSILGVLAGSGTGAGLAFGLVSLVVSLLWLVVALAGFGLWLFLMLRAYQGERTRIPVLADVADRIA, encoded by the coding sequence ATGGCGACAGAAGACGTCGACAACACCACCAGTACCGACGAACCGACCACCGCGGAACCCACTTCGGGAACCGGCCTCGAGTCGAACCTCGCCGGCGCCCTCGCGTACCTCTTCGGCGCCCTCACCGGCATCCTGTTCTACGTCCTCGAACCCGAGGACGAGTTCGTGCGATTCCACGCCGCCCAGAGCATCGCCCTCTCCGTCGGGTTCTTCGTGCTCGCGATCGCGTCCACGATCGTCACGTCGATCCTCGGCGTGCTCGCCGGCTCCGGCACCGGCGCGGGCCTCGCGTTCGGACTCGTCTCGCTCGTCGTCAGCCTACTCTGGCTCGTCGTCGCCCTCGCCGGATTCGGCCTCTGGCTGTTCCTCATGCTCCGCGCGTACCAGGGTGAGCGCACGCGCATCCCCGTCCTCGCCGACGTCGCCGACCGCATCGCCTGA
- a CDS encoding GNAT family N-acetyltransferase yields MPGAVFLRGDRVTLRTVEREDVDFVHDHKNQPAVHRSFIWPYPENRDDVESYLFEGDDDGDVSLLACVDGEDGDPEPVGEVGLSVDERTREGEIGLWIAPPYWGEGYGTEASEMLVDYAFAERNLHRVWAAVLETNEGSKRIWEKLGFEHEGVHRESEFMDGAYRDMHVYGVLEDEWRERDGA; encoded by the coding sequence ATGCCTGGAGCAGTCTTCCTGCGCGGCGACCGCGTGACTCTGCGAACCGTCGAGCGAGAGGACGTCGACTTCGTCCACGACCACAAGAACCAGCCGGCGGTGCATCGGTCGTTCATCTGGCCGTACCCCGAGAACCGCGACGACGTCGAGTCGTACCTGTTCGAGGGCGACGACGACGGCGACGTGTCGCTGCTCGCGTGCGTCGACGGCGAGGACGGCGACCCAGAGCCCGTCGGCGAAGTCGGACTGAGCGTCGACGAACGCACGCGGGAGGGCGAGATCGGACTCTGGATTGCGCCGCCGTACTGGGGCGAGGGCTACGGGACGGAGGCGAGCGAGATGCTCGTCGACTACGCGTTCGCCGAACGGAACCTCCATCGCGTCTGGGCGGCCGTCCTCGAGACGAACGAGGGCTCGAAGCGGATCTGGGAGAAACTCGGGTTCGAGCACGAGGGCGTCCACCGCGAGAGCGAGTTCATGGACGGCGCGTACCGCGACATGCACGTCTACGGCGTCCTCGAGGACGAGTGGCGCGAGCGCGACGGCGCCTGA
- a CDS encoding glutathione S-transferase N-terminal domain-containing protein produces the protein MEATPEITLYRLQACPFCERVVRVLDEYDLDYRSRFVEPLHSRRNVVQRVSGSRTAPAIVDESTGVTMSESANIVAYLHATYGNETDSGDQPAAADGGAV, from the coding sequence ATGGAAGCGACCCCCGAGATAACGCTCTACCGGCTCCAGGCGTGCCCGTTCTGCGAGCGCGTCGTCCGCGTGCTCGACGAGTACGACCTCGACTATCGCTCGCGGTTCGTGGAACCGCTGCACTCGCGCCGGAACGTCGTCCAGCGCGTGAGCGGGTCGCGGACCGCACCCGCCATCGTCGACGAGTCGACGGGCGTGACGATGAGCGAGTCCGCGAACATCGTCGCGTACCTGCACGCGACGTACGGGAACGAAACTGACTCCGGAGATCAGCCCGCGGCGGCGGACGGAGGCGCGGTCTGA
- a CDS encoding GNAT family N-acetyltransferase, with translation MPGPVFLPGDRVSLHTIEEGDLEFLNENVNDPRVRRPLTSADPANMAQSEEFFENVVAGEDSLNLLICVESDEGDPEAVGDIALFDVGDRTRDGEIAITVAPEHWGNGYATEASRLLVEHAFDERNLHRLQTRVLATNDASRRIWEKLGFEHEGRIRENQYDDGEYVDTLYFGLLEREWRERAD, from the coding sequence ATGCCCGGACCCGTCTTCCTGCCCGGCGACCGCGTCTCCCTACACACGATCGAAGAGGGCGACCTCGAGTTCCTGAACGAGAACGTCAACGACCCGCGCGTGCGCCGTCCGCTCACGTCCGCGGACCCCGCGAACATGGCGCAGAGCGAGGAGTTCTTCGAGAACGTCGTCGCCGGCGAGGACTCCCTTAACCTCCTCATCTGCGTCGAGAGCGACGAGGGCGACCCGGAGGCCGTCGGCGACATCGCGCTGTTCGACGTCGGCGACCGCACGCGAGACGGCGAGATCGCGATCACGGTCGCGCCAGAGCACTGGGGGAACGGGTACGCGACCGAAGCCAGTCGACTGCTCGTCGAGCACGCGTTCGACGAACGGAACCTCCATCGGCTCCAGACGCGCGTGCTGGCGACGAACGACGCGTCGCGACGGATCTGGGAGAAGCTCGGGTTCGAGCACGAGGGCCGGATCCGCGAGAACCAGTACGACGACGGCGAGTACGTCGACACCCTCTACTTCGGTCTGCTCGAACGCGAGTGGCGCGAGCGAGCGGACTGA
- a CDS encoding heterodisulfide reductase-related iron-sulfur binding cluster: MTVPLVPLAQETTRPTFWQISHTGEAIFYYLAALSTIVFAWGVYDRFARYAQGDEDWFERTNDLGRRVLEATKIVASNEKQFDRDLYAGVMHTFILWGFLTLFIGTVILAFDEWAVRKTTDIVLGNKQSFFVDEFYLAYSLVMDALGLLFVVGIGMALYRRYVVQNHRLWGKHTSAEDGLFVWTLFALGVGGYVTEGVRILGTGRPDFESVSFVGLFVADSFAAAGMSESMATAVYPLTWWSHAVLALVFVAAIPYAKPFHMISSFANVVARDEKAGKRLPGVPADLDADTGAEDIDSFSWKEILDQDACTKCGRCSSACPAKASGRPLDPRDVILDLKQYRENLDAGGDEKPIVADGGGVVDAETMESCMSCMACMDACPVEIEHLNSFTRMNRELTDTGEIDPNMQDVYQNVMQKGNTFGDPQRKRADWADPLDFEVTDAREEEVEYLWYVGDYPSYDDRNKKVARSLATILQEADVSFGILFDDEKYDGNDIRRTGEEFLYVELAGHHVESFEDCEFETLVCTDPHSYNTFKNEYPEVDFEEFADDPMMPFEFEGQWNEDGEIDVHHWTQVVEELVERNALGLSGTELDYTVTYHDPCHLGRYNDEYEAPRELVQATGCELHEMPRNRADSFCCGGGGGGLWMELEEETKPSEERLREALNDTEAGAAVEKFVVACPMCMTMYEDGRKTGGFEDEIEVVDVAELIVEALGVEDQIEA; encoded by the coding sequence ATGACAGTTCCGCTGGTACCGCTCGCACAGGAGACCACTCGCCCGACCTTCTGGCAGATCAGTCACACGGGGGAGGCCATCTTCTACTACCTCGCAGCCCTCTCCACCATCGTGTTCGCGTGGGGCGTCTACGACCGCTTCGCGCGGTACGCACAGGGCGACGAGGACTGGTTCGAGCGCACGAACGACCTCGGCCGTCGCGTGCTCGAGGCGACGAAGATCGTCGCCTCGAACGAGAAGCAGTTCGACAGGGACCTCTACGCGGGCGTGATGCACACGTTCATCCTCTGGGGCTTCCTGACGCTGTTCATCGGGACGGTCATCCTCGCGTTCGACGAGTGGGCCGTCCGGAAGACGACCGACATCGTCCTCGGGAACAAGCAGTCGTTCTTCGTCGACGAGTTCTACCTCGCGTACTCCCTGGTCATGGACGCGCTCGGACTGCTGTTCGTCGTCGGGATCGGGATGGCGCTCTACCGGCGGTACGTCGTCCAGAACCACCGCCTCTGGGGGAAGCACACGAGCGCCGAGGACGGCCTGTTCGTGTGGACGCTGTTCGCGCTCGGCGTCGGCGGGTACGTCACCGAGGGCGTCCGCATCCTCGGCACCGGCCGCCCGGACTTCGAGTCCGTGAGCTTCGTCGGACTGTTCGTCGCGGACTCGTTCGCCGCCGCCGGGATGAGCGAGTCGATGGCGACTGCGGTCTATCCGCTGACGTGGTGGAGTCACGCCGTCCTCGCGCTCGTGTTCGTCGCCGCGATCCCGTACGCGAAGCCGTTCCACATGATCTCGAGCTTCGCGAACGTCGTCGCGCGCGACGAGAAGGCCGGGAAGCGCCTGCCGGGCGTCCCCGCGGACCTCGACGCCGACACGGGCGCGGAGGACATCGACTCGTTCAGCTGGAAGGAGATCCTCGATCAGGACGCGTGCACGAAGTGCGGGCGGTGCTCGTCGGCGTGCCCGGCGAAGGCGAGCGGACGGCCGCTCGACCCGCGCGACGTCATCCTCGACTTGAAGCAGTACCGAGAGAACCTCGACGCGGGCGGCGACGAGAAACCGATCGTCGCCGACGGCGGCGGCGTCGTCGACGCGGAGACGATGGAGTCCTGCATGTCCTGCATGGCGTGCATGGACGCGTGCCCCGTCGAGATCGAGCACCTGAATAGCTTCACGCGGATGAACCGCGAGCTCACGGACACGGGCGAGATCGACCCGAACATGCAGGACGTCTACCAGAACGTCATGCAGAAGGGCAACACGTTCGGCGACCCGCAGCGCAAGCGCGCGGACTGGGCGGACCCGCTCGACTTCGAGGTGACGGACGCCCGCGAGGAGGAAGTCGAGTACCTCTGGTACGTCGGCGACTACCCGAGCTACGACGACCGGAACAAGAAGGTCGCGCGGTCGCTCGCGACCATCCTCCAGGAAGCGGACGTCTCGTTCGGCATCCTGTTCGACGACGAGAAGTACGACGGGAACGACATTCGCCGCACCGGCGAGGAGTTCCTCTACGTCGAACTCGCGGGCCATCACGTCGAGTCCTTCGAGGACTGCGAGTTCGAGACCCTCGTCTGCACGGACCCGCACTCGTACAACACGTTCAAGAACGAGTACCCGGAGGTCGACTTCGAGGAGTTCGCGGACGACCCGATGATGCCGTTCGAGTTCGAGGGCCAGTGGAACGAGGACGGCGAGATCGACGTCCACCACTGGACGCAGGTCGTCGAGGAACTCGTCGAGCGGAACGCGCTCGGCCTCTCCGGCACCGAACTCGACTACACGGTCACGTACCACGACCCGTGTCACCTCGGACGGTACAACGACGAGTACGAGGCGCCCCGCGAACTCGTCCAGGCGACGGGTTGCGAGCTCCACGAGATGCCCCGTAATCGCGCGGACTCGTTCTGCTGCGGTGGCGGCGGCGGTGGCCTCTGGATGGAGCTCGAGGAGGAGACGAAGCCGAGCGAGGAACGCCTCCGCGAGGCCCTGAACGACACCGAGGCGGGCGCGGCGGTCGAGAAGTTCGTCGTCGCGTGCCCGATGTGCATGACGATGTACGAGGACGGCCGGAAGACCGGCGGGTTCGAGGACGAGATCGAAGTCGTCGACGTCGCGGAACTCATCGTCGAAGCACTCGGCGTCGAAGACCAGATCGAAGCCTGA
- a CDS encoding redoxin domain-containing protein — protein sequence MELDFDVVSLPESDHPEAGETAPAFTRPLVNDEFWEDRSLDSLLANGPVLLVFTTMNGAFPATYTWNELRERDWEADYDVSIVGVTVSDPYDTTETIRDRGIDYPIFSDPQNGVAEQFGVVHDLDGMTGVTEPRPSVFLLDTDRTVEYAWVAAEWPDFPPYDEIEAELPDA from the coding sequence ATGGAGCTCGACTTCGACGTCGTCTCGCTCCCCGAGAGCGACCACCCGGAGGCGGGCGAGACGGCACCTGCCTTCACGCGGCCGCTCGTGAACGACGAGTTCTGGGAGGACCGCAGCCTCGACTCGCTCCTCGCGAACGGCCCCGTGCTGCTCGTGTTCACGACGATGAACGGCGCGTTCCCGGCGACGTACACGTGGAACGAACTCCGCGAGCGCGACTGGGAGGCGGACTACGACGTCTCGATAGTGGGCGTCACCGTCAGCGACCCCTACGACACGACCGAGACGATTCGCGACCGCGGCATCGACTACCCGATATTCTCCGACCCCCAGAACGGCGTCGCCGAGCAGTTCGGCGTCGTCCACGACCTCGACGGCATGACGGGCGTCACGGAACCACGGCCGTCCGTGTTCCTGCTCGACACCGACCGAACCGTCGAGTACGCGTGGGTCGCCGCGGAGTGGCCGGACTTCCCGCCGTACGACGAGATCGAGGCCGAACTCCCCGACGCCTGA
- a CDS encoding DedA family protein, translating into MTTDVSDGARTDRSRLRWVLVEYGPLAVAVGFALLAVAGIALFLVGDESLARQFLDRYGMAALFAILVLEGAMLLYFAPSEALVPASIQLLAASESDHATIAALILVAAAGATVGQYALFTLAKRTGRDWLLERTWFRVSESRLERFEGWFDRWGRAAVPISNALLFTRGMLTVPAGFAEMSDAEFVALSALGSIVFQTWLALAWLGVLELGVF; encoded by the coding sequence ATGACGACGGACGTCTCCGACGGTGCTCGCACCGACCGCAGTCGCCTCCGATGGGTCCTCGTGGAGTACGGACCGCTCGCGGTCGCCGTCGGGTTCGCACTCCTCGCCGTTGCCGGCATCGCGCTGTTCCTCGTCGGCGACGAGTCCCTCGCTCGACAGTTCCTCGACCGGTACGGGATGGCCGCGCTGTTCGCGATCCTCGTCCTCGAGGGCGCGATGCTCCTGTACTTCGCGCCGAGCGAGGCGCTCGTCCCCGCGAGCATCCAGTTGCTCGCCGCCTCGGAGAGCGACCACGCGACCATCGCGGCGCTGATCCTCGTTGCCGCCGCGGGCGCGACCGTCGGCCAGTACGCGCTGTTCACGCTCGCCAAGCGCACCGGCCGCGACTGGCTTCTGGAGCGCACGTGGTTCCGCGTGAGCGAATCCCGCCTGGAGCGCTTCGAGGGCTGGTTCGACCGCTGGGGGCGCGCCGCCGTCCCCATCTCGAACGCGCTCCTGTTCACGCGCGGCATGCTCACGGTGCCCGCGGGGTTCGCGGAGATGAGCGACGCCGAGTTCGTCGCGCTCTCCGCGCTCGGGAGCATCGTGTTCCAGACGTGGCTCGCGCTCGCGTGGCTCGGCGTGCTCGAACTCGGCGTGTTCTGA
- a CDS encoding L-threonylcarbamoyladenylate synthase: MTDSDEVAPATDSDDVAQAADSVAAAAQAIRDGDLVVYPTETVYGLGADALNPDAVERAFAAKGRDRSKPLSMGVPSVAAAREHVAATEREVAFMRAFLPGPVTVLCDREPHVPDVLVAGGDRVGVRVPEHDLALDLFAAAGTPVTATSANRSGHPSVRHPDDLDSEFEASVAAVLDGGRTDGTESTVVDPATGEIVREGALAGAIEAWLDEHPP; the protein is encoded by the coding sequence ATGACCGATTCGGACGAGGTAGCGCCGGCTACCGATTCGGACGACGTAGCGCAGGCTGCCGATTCGGTCGCGGCCGCGGCGCAGGCGATCCGCGACGGCGACCTCGTCGTGTACCCGACGGAGACCGTGTACGGCCTCGGCGCGGACGCCCTGAATCCCGACGCCGTCGAGCGGGCGTTCGCGGCGAAGGGCCGGGACCGCTCGAAGCCGCTGTCGATGGGCGTGCCGAGCGTCGCCGCCGCCCGCGAGCACGTCGCCGCGACCGAGCGCGAGGTGGCCTTCATGCGGGCGTTCCTCCCCGGTCCCGTCACCGTCCTCTGCGACCGCGAGCCGCACGTCCCGGACGTCCTCGTCGCCGGCGGCGACCGCGTCGGCGTCCGCGTCCCCGAGCACGACCTGGCGCTCGACCTGTTCGCGGCCGCCGGCACGCCCGTGACGGCGACGAGCGCGAACCGCTCCGGGCACCCGAGCGTCCGCCACCCCGACGACCTCGACTCCGAGTTCGAGGCGTCGGTCGCGGCGGTGCTCGACGGCGGCCGCACCGACGGCACCGAGAGCACGGTCGTCGACCCCGCGACCGGCGAGATCGTCCGCGAGGGCGCGCTCGCCGGCGCCATCGAGGCCTGGCTCGACGAACACCCGCCGTAG
- a CDS encoding hemolysin family protein, producing MGSSLSAASAGLVPAYTLPFVGVELGDTAIAIIGSVVIVLLILLSGFFSSSEIAMFSLANHRIEALVEEGQRGANVVAQLKEDPHRLLVTILVGNNLVNIAMSSIATGLLGYYLGPNNQGLAVAISTFGITALVLLFGESAPKSYAVENTESWALRIARPLKTAEYVLLPLIVVFDYLTRLVNKVTGGRSAIETSYVTRTEIQDMIKTGEREGVIEEDEREMLQRIFRFNNTIAKEVMTPRLDMDAISKDADIEEAIQQCIHGGHARLPVYEGSLDNIIGVVHIRDLVRDLNYGENGGELELADLIQPTLHVPESKNADDLMAEMRENRMHMVIVIDEFGTTEGLVTMEDMIEEIVGEILEGEEEEPIEQVSDDEVLVKGEVNIEEVNEFLGIELPEGEEFETIAGFIFNRSGRLVEEGEVMEFGRVRITVEKVENTRIMKARLTLLDDDERGDVEEDVDVDPGEVPTE from the coding sequence ATGGGTTCATCGCTTAGTGCTGCATCTGCGGGCCTGGTGCCGGCGTACACCCTCCCGTTCGTCGGCGTCGAGCTGGGAGATACCGCCATCGCGATCATCGGGAGCGTCGTCATCGTGCTCCTCATCCTGCTCTCGGGGTTCTTCTCCTCCTCGGAGATCGCGATGTTCTCGCTCGCCAACCACCGCATCGAGGCGCTGGTCGAAGAGGGGCAGCGGGGCGCGAACGTCGTCGCGCAACTCAAAGAGGACCCGCATCGGCTCCTCGTGACGATCCTCGTCGGGAACAACCTCGTGAACATCGCGATGTCCTCGATCGCGACGGGGCTGCTCGGGTACTACCTCGGGCCGAACAACCAGGGGCTCGCGGTCGCCATCTCGACGTTCGGGATCACCGCACTCGTCCTCCTGTTCGGGGAGAGCGCGCCGAAGAGTTACGCCGTCGAGAACACGGAGTCGTGGGCGCTCCGGATCGCGCGTCCGCTGAAGACCGCCGAGTACGTCCTCCTCCCGCTCATCGTCGTCTTCGACTACCTGACGCGGCTCGTGAACAAGGTCACGGGCGGCCGGTCGGCGATCGAGACGAGTTACGTGACGCGCACGGAGATCCAGGACATGATCAAGACCGGGGAGCGCGAGGGCGTCATCGAGGAGGACGAGCGCGAGATGCTCCAGCGCATCTTCCGGTTCAACAACACGATCGCGAAGGAGGTGATGACGCCGCGCCTCGACATGGACGCCATCTCGAAGGACGCGGACATCGAGGAGGCGATCCAGCAGTGCATTCACGGCGGGCACGCGCGCCTGCCGGTGTACGAGGGGAGTCTGGACAACATCATCGGCGTCGTCCACATCCGCGACCTCGTCCGCGACCTGAACTACGGCGAGAACGGCGGCGAACTGGAGCTGGCGGACCTCATCCAGCCGACGCTGCACGTCCCCGAGTCGAAGAACGCGGACGACCTGATGGCGGAGATGCGCGAGAACCGGATGCACATGGTCATCGTCATCGACGAGTTCGGCACCACGGAGGGGCTGGTGACGATGGAGGACATGATCGAGGAGATCGTCGGCGAGATCCTCGAAGGCGAGGAAGAAGAGCCCATCGAGCAGGTGAGCGACGACGAGGTGCTCGTCAAGGGCGAGGTGAACATCGAGGAAGTCAACGAGTTCCTCGGCATCGAGCTCCCGGAGGGCGAGGAGTTCGAGACGATCGCTGGCTTCATCTTCAACCGATCGGGCCGGCTCGTCGAGGAGGGCGAGGTGATGGAGTTCGGTCGCGTCCGCATCACGGTCGAGAAAGTCGAGAATACGCGCATCATGAAGGCGCGACTCACGCTGCTCGACGACGACGAACGCGGCGACGTCGAGGAGGACGTGGACGTCGACCCCGGCGAAGTCCCGACCGAGTGA
- a CDS encoding GNAT family N-acetyltransferase has protein sequence MPGAAFATGDRVTLRTVETEDATFIRDHSNAPAVRDPMTLSGPRNRDAVADHIDGDVDDGVQFLACVDGDDVGFDEAYVRRGDDAPADVDAVEPIGLVMLFHIDEREGTASFAYWLAPPAHGNGFGTEAAALALDYAFGHRRLHRVNARVLETNDPSIGLLETLGFEHEGTQREEKLVAGERIDTRCYGLLADEWERARESLEVPLDDRSV, from the coding sequence ATGCCCGGTGCCGCCTTCGCGACCGGCGACCGCGTGACGCTCCGAACCGTCGAGACCGAGGACGCGACCTTCATCCGCGACCACTCGAACGCGCCCGCGGTCCGCGACCCGATGACGCTCTCCGGGCCGCGGAACCGCGACGCCGTCGCGGACCACATCGACGGGGACGTCGACGACGGCGTGCAGTTCTTGGCGTGCGTCGACGGCGACGACGTCGGGTTCGACGAGGCGTACGTGCGCCGCGGCGATGACGCACCCGCGGACGTCGACGCCGTCGAACCTATCGGGCTCGTGATGCTCTTCCATATCGACGAACGGGAGGGGACGGCGTCGTTCGCGTACTGGCTCGCACCGCCCGCTCACGGGAACGGGTTCGGGACCGAAGCCGCCGCGCTCGCGCTCGACTACGCGTTCGGGCACCGACGCCTGCATCGCGTGAACGCGCGCGTCCTCGAGACGAACGACCCCTCCATCGGGCTCCTCGAGACGCTCGGGTTCGAGCACGAGGGCACGCAGCGCGAGGAGAAGCTCGTCGCCGGCGAGCGCATCGACACCCGTTGTTACGGCCTGCTCGCCGACGAGTGGGAGCGCGCTCGCGAGAGCCTCGAGGTCCCGCTGGACGACCGGAGCGTATAG